From Myxococcus xanthus, a single genomic window includes:
- the cglD gene encoding adventurous gliding motility lipoprotein CglD, translating into MRNSLMRYFTCALLAASLLTGCGGGKDPDPNPQPDTDAGPGGNGDGGTDAGPIEEDAGVIPDPDPDPGLVPTDIDDPDNSTKDSDCDGLTDAEEFATIYPGGAKTNPGLRDTDGDGIRDGVEVGRTSSPDPRCNFPGDQDTTTRTSPVLADTDGDGIPDGLEDLNRNGRRDPGETDPNAIDSDGDGLSDGAEDANRNGVVSPGETDPRKRDTDGDGLDDGLESRTGTNPLAPDSDGDTCSDGDEDVNRNGIVDGNETDPRVADCAASIPDADFDGIPDSVEVATGTDPNNADTDGDGIPDGVEDKNRNGRVDAGETDPRLADTDCDGLQDGPGRNGFRGEDTNGNGRVDPGETDPTNPDTDGDGLLDGLELGVTTAQAPRQNCGYVGDADPTTTTSPTNPDSDGDGIQDGAEDANQNGRVDAGELNPNDSADGAANTPAGQACRTSNLRTVTFKEENGADLRLALPSTFTDANLRTIRDGNNAVGIIGWDATKQVTLIAYKRGRVGSSSNPTNDEAGIRSASFNSATRDFQQTFNTWDGYAALSARYAMSGGADLKTFTNTLTRSLVPGSTGELTGTAGITGPFTMQAQYVHRSDQSVVVVLAITPTSRYNEAGSLFTTADTAGGSALAQFGDADAVQCEKFTVRQAVVDFIFVVDDSGSMASSQQSLANAATAVADKLANATLDYRLAMVSTTYTYGSGSNSGLLRGFTPNINQFRAWLTQNSTCGGNGQCTTVTIPAGTQPTTCSSNSQCWVGQSGNGTERPLEAARAVINLLASSGGTAETRFRAGAKVVVVILTDTRDQSNGTIDTYSQYFLGTGNEPGTNRNPLNQPIDVHGILCPHENATNDTSTWCQTQEDPRNPRHLDIIQATGGVYGSIRDSNAITTTINAIIDSVIASVGYRTQKPPIGASLKVAMDAVANASQCPTPGDLPRSRTHGFDVDGISRAVSFYGGCRPQNAGTTQAALSYRYWTDRTTNPNGIPAPCAADPYHDPNDPDFCEGKLTCNRTTDQCECPADCGGGGDPGQVCNTDPAVCAFTCAPDCGGTCGTYETCNTDTCSCSCAQTATCAPGFTFSQDACGCVCDTAALNCGDRYQADPNTCACACKSDCGGCGPNAVCNQSYCACEGIIG; encoded by the coding sequence ATGCGCAACTCCCTGATGCGGTATTTCACCTGCGCGTTGCTGGCAGCGTCGTTGCTGACTGGCTGCGGCGGTGGGAAAGACCCTGACCCCAATCCACAACCGGACACCGATGCTGGCCCCGGCGGCAACGGGGACGGCGGTACGGATGCCGGCCCAATTGAAGAAGACGCGGGCGTGATTCCGGATCCGGACCCAGACCCGGGTTTGGTGCCCACGGATATCGATGACCCTGACAACTCGACGAAGGACTCCGACTGTGACGGCCTGACGGACGCGGAGGAGTTCGCGACCATCTATCCCGGCGGCGCGAAGACGAACCCCGGCCTGCGCGACACGGATGGCGACGGCATCCGCGACGGCGTGGAGGTGGGCCGCACCTCGAGCCCCGACCCCCGCTGCAACTTCCCCGGTGACCAGGACACGACCACGCGCACCTCGCCGGTGTTGGCGGACACGGACGGCGACGGCATCCCGGATGGCCTGGAGGACCTCAACCGCAACGGCCGGAGGGACCCGGGCGAGACGGACCCGAACGCCATCGACTCGGATGGTGACGGCCTGTCGGACGGTGCGGAGGACGCCAACCGCAACGGCGTGGTGAGCCCCGGTGAGACGGACCCGCGCAAGCGCGACACGGATGGCGACGGCCTGGATGACGGCCTGGAGTCGCGCACCGGCACCAACCCGCTCGCCCCGGATTCGGACGGCGACACCTGCAGCGACGGTGACGAGGACGTCAACCGCAACGGCATCGTGGACGGCAACGAGACGGACCCGCGCGTGGCGGACTGCGCCGCGTCGATTCCGGACGCCGACTTCGACGGCATCCCGGACTCGGTGGAGGTTGCGACGGGCACGGACCCGAACAACGCCGACACGGACGGCGACGGCATCCCGGACGGTGTCGAGGACAAGAACCGCAACGGCCGCGTGGACGCCGGTGAGACGGACCCCCGCCTGGCGGACACCGACTGCGACGGTCTCCAGGACGGCCCGGGCCGCAATGGCTTCCGCGGTGAGGACACCAACGGTAACGGCCGCGTGGACCCGGGCGAGACGGACCCGACCAACCCCGACACGGACGGTGACGGCCTGCTGGACGGCCTGGAGCTGGGTGTGACGACGGCGCAGGCGCCGCGTCAGAACTGTGGCTACGTGGGCGACGCGGACCCGACCACCACCACGTCCCCGACGAACCCCGACAGCGACGGTGACGGCATCCAGGACGGCGCGGAGGACGCCAACCAGAACGGGCGCGTGGACGCGGGCGAGCTGAACCCGAACGACTCTGCCGACGGCGCGGCCAACACGCCGGCGGGCCAGGCCTGCCGCACGTCCAACCTGCGCACCGTCACCTTCAAGGAAGAGAACGGCGCGGACCTGCGGCTGGCGCTGCCCTCCACCTTCACGGACGCCAACCTGCGCACCATCCGCGATGGCAACAACGCGGTGGGCATCATCGGCTGGGACGCCACCAAGCAGGTGACGCTGATTGCGTACAAGCGCGGCCGCGTGGGCTCGTCGTCCAACCCCACGAACGACGAGGCGGGCATCCGCTCCGCGTCGTTCAACTCCGCCACGCGTGACTTCCAGCAGACCTTCAATACCTGGGACGGCTACGCCGCGCTGTCGGCGCGTTACGCCATGTCGGGCGGCGCGGACCTGAAGACGTTCACCAACACCCTGACCCGCTCGCTGGTGCCCGGAAGCACGGGAGAGCTGACGGGAACGGCCGGCATCACCGGGCCCTTCACCATGCAGGCGCAGTACGTGCACCGCTCCGACCAGAGCGTGGTGGTGGTGCTGGCCATCACCCCGACGTCTCGTTACAACGAGGCGGGCAGCCTCTTCACGACGGCGGACACGGCGGGTGGCTCGGCGCTGGCGCAGTTCGGTGACGCGGACGCGGTGCAGTGCGAGAAGTTCACCGTGCGGCAGGCGGTGGTGGACTTCATCTTCGTGGTGGACGACAGCGGCTCCATGGCCTCGTCGCAGCAGTCGCTGGCCAACGCGGCCACGGCCGTGGCGGACAAGCTGGCCAACGCGACGCTGGATTATCGGCTGGCGATGGTGAGCACCACCTATACCTATGGCAGTGGTTCGAACTCGGGGCTGCTGCGTGGCTTCACGCCGAACATCAACCAGTTCCGGGCGTGGCTGACGCAGAACAGCACCTGCGGCGGCAACGGCCAGTGCACCACCGTCACCATCCCCGCGGGGACCCAGCCCACCACCTGTTCGTCCAACTCGCAGTGCTGGGTGGGGCAGAGCGGAAACGGCACGGAGCGTCCGCTGGAGGCCGCTCGCGCCGTCATCAACCTGTTGGCCTCGTCCGGTGGCACGGCGGAGACGCGCTTCCGCGCGGGCGCCAAGGTCGTGGTCGTCATCCTGACGGACACGCGGGACCAGTCCAACGGCACCATCGATACGTACAGCCAGTACTTCCTGGGCACGGGCAACGAGCCGGGGACGAACCGCAACCCGCTGAATCAGCCCATCGACGTGCACGGCATCCTCTGCCCGCATGAGAACGCCACCAACGACACCAGCACCTGGTGCCAGACCCAGGAAGACCCCCGGAACCCGCGGCACCTGGACATCATCCAGGCCACCGGCGGCGTGTACGGCAGCATCCGGGACTCGAACGCCATCACCACCACCATCAACGCCATCATCGACAGCGTCATCGCGTCGGTGGGTTACCGGACGCAGAAGCCGCCCATCGGCGCCTCGCTGAAGGTGGCCATGGACGCGGTGGCGAACGCGTCGCAGTGCCCCACGCCGGGAGACCTGCCACGCAGCCGCACTCACGGCTTCGACGTGGACGGCATCAGCCGCGCGGTGTCCTTCTACGGCGGGTGCCGCCCGCAGAACGCGGGGACCACCCAGGCGGCGCTGTCCTACCGCTACTGGACGGACCGCACGACGAACCCGAACGGCATCCCCGCGCCGTGCGCGGCGGACCCGTACCACGACCCGAACGACCCGGACTTCTGCGAAGGCAAGCTGACGTGCAACCGCACCACGGACCAGTGCGAGTGCCCGGCGGACTGCGGCGGCGGCGGTGACCCGGGCCAGGTGTGCAACACGGACCCCGCGGTGTGCGCCTTCACCTGCGCGCCGGACTGCGGCGGCACGTGCGGCACCTACGAGACGTGCAACACGGACACCTGCTCGTGCTCGTGTGCCCAGACGGCCACCTGCGCGCCGGGCTTCACGTTCAGCCAGGACGCGTGCGGCTGCGTGTGTGACACGGCCGCGCTGAACTGCGGTGACCGGTACCAGGCGGACCCCAACACGTGCGCCTGTGCCTGTAAGTCGGACTGCGGCGGCTGCGGTCCGAACGCGGTCTGCAACCAGAGCTACTGCGCCTGCGAAGGCATCATCGGCTGA
- a CDS encoding M14 family metallopeptidase, whose protein sequence is MLLPTLLAMTLHQAPSSLTTVSEQSGWTRTGRYSEVESLCRAFPKAFPGKVRCDTVGTTPEGRPLLALVASADGTLTPAAAARKQRPVVFFQGGIHSGEIDGKDAGFWLLRDLLAGKEQPGVLKRVTAVFVPVFNVDGHERFGPNHRPNQNGPEEMGWRATAQNLNLNRDYAKAEAPEMVALLKYLHAWDPLVYADLHATNGAKFEHDVSVGIEPQKSGPAALRELGVKLREELFTELESQQHLPVPFYPSFIEDDDPSSGFAYGVPPPRFSHAYWAAHRRFGVLVETHSWKPYAERVKATRNIVASLLRLVARDGAALRAAVKAADAADAAGKTREVVLTWKNTEQKRTIDFRGYAYERGASDVSGQTWIRYDDTKPQVWKVPYFEEIQPALTASLPAGGYLVPPAHATWVEAKLAAHGLRSQRLAKPVASAAVESFRATEAKWSIQSVENRQTLNVKGAWEPQSQTLPAGTLYVPVAQEGVELVAHLFEPTGPDSLLSWGFFNAHFEQKEYVEDYVLEPFARELLAKDASVKAEWEAKLKDPAFAKDARARLRFFYERHPARDVQLRVYPVLRIQAAPQGLAAVKPAKP, encoded by the coding sequence ATGCTCCTGCCCACCCTCCTCGCCATGACGCTGCATCAGGCACCGTCGTCCCTCACCACCGTCTCCGAACAGAGCGGCTGGACGCGCACGGGCCGCTACTCGGAAGTGGAGTCTCTCTGCCGCGCCTTCCCCAAGGCGTTTCCCGGCAAGGTCCGCTGCGACACGGTTGGCACCACGCCGGAAGGCCGGCCGCTGCTTGCGCTCGTCGCCAGCGCGGATGGCACCCTCACGCCCGCCGCCGCGGCGCGCAAGCAGCGCCCCGTCGTCTTCTTCCAGGGCGGCATCCACTCCGGTGAGATTGACGGCAAGGACGCTGGCTTCTGGCTGCTGCGCGACCTGCTCGCCGGGAAGGAGCAGCCCGGCGTCCTCAAGCGCGTCACCGCCGTCTTCGTCCCCGTCTTCAACGTGGACGGCCATGAGCGCTTCGGCCCCAACCACCGTCCCAACCAGAATGGCCCCGAGGAGATGGGCTGGCGCGCCACCGCGCAGAACCTCAACCTCAACCGCGACTACGCCAAGGCGGAGGCCCCGGAGATGGTGGCCCTGCTGAAGTACCTCCACGCGTGGGACCCGCTCGTCTACGCCGACCTGCACGCCACCAACGGCGCCAAGTTCGAACATGACGTGTCCGTAGGCATCGAGCCGCAGAAGTCCGGACCGGCCGCGCTGCGCGAGCTGGGCGTGAAGCTGCGCGAGGAGCTCTTCACCGAGCTGGAGTCCCAGCAGCACCTGCCCGTGCCCTTCTACCCGTCCTTCATCGAGGACGATGATCCCAGCTCCGGCTTCGCCTACGGCGTGCCGCCGCCGCGCTTCAGCCATGCCTACTGGGCCGCGCACCGCCGCTTCGGCGTGCTGGTGGAGACACACTCATGGAAGCCCTATGCGGAGCGCGTGAAGGCCACGCGGAATATCGTGGCCAGCCTGCTGCGGCTGGTGGCCCGTGACGGCGCCGCCCTGCGCGCGGCGGTGAAGGCGGCGGACGCGGCGGACGCGGCCGGCAAGACGCGCGAGGTGGTGCTCACGTGGAAGAACACGGAGCAGAAGCGGACCATCGACTTCCGGGGCTACGCCTATGAGCGGGGCGCCTCCGACGTGTCCGGCCAGACGTGGATTCGCTACGACGACACGAAGCCCCAGGTCTGGAAGGTGCCCTACTTCGAGGAGATTCAGCCCGCGCTCACCGCCTCGCTGCCCGCGGGGGGCTACCTGGTTCCGCCCGCGCACGCCACCTGGGTGGAAGCGAAGCTGGCCGCGCACGGCCTGCGCTCGCAGCGCCTCGCCAAGCCCGTGGCCAGCGCGGCGGTGGAAAGCTTCCGCGCCACCGAGGCGAAGTGGAGCATCCAGTCCGTGGAGAACCGGCAGACGCTCAACGTGAAGGGCGCGTGGGAGCCGCAATCACAGACGCTCCCCGCGGGCACGCTGTACGTGCCGGTGGCGCAGGAGGGCGTGGAGCTGGTGGCGCACCTGTTTGAGCCCACGGGGCCGGACTCGCTGCTGTCCTGGGGCTTCTTCAACGCCCACTTCGAGCAGAAGGAGTACGTGGAGGACTACGTGCTGGAGCCCTTCGCGCGGGAGCTGCTCGCGAAGGACGCTTCGGTGAAGGCGGAGTGGGAAGCGAAGTTGAAGGACCCGGCCTTCGCCAAGGACGCGCGCGCCCGCCTGCGCTTCTTCTATGAGCGCCACCCGGCCCGCGACGTCCAGCTCCGCGTCTACCCCGTGCTGCGCATCCAGGCCGCGCCCCAGGGGTTGGCGGCGGTGAAGCCCGCGAAGCCGTAG